The Halomonas sp. 7T genome contains a region encoding:
- the paaK gene encoding phenylacetate--CoA ligase PaaK: MNQPATRIDTATLDPLETASVDELRATQVKRLKWSLKHAYDNVPFYRQSFDKAGVHPDDIKTLADLAKLPFTTKADLRDNYPFGMLATPMSEIVRIHASSGTTGQPTVVGYTQKDIDVWSDVVARSIRAAGGSRNDKVHVAYGYGLFTGGLGAHYGAERLGCAVIPMSGGQTEKQAQLIRDFQPDIIMVTPSYMLNIADEMERQGIDPRTLPLRTGIFGAEPWTDSMRTALEQRLGIDALDIYGLSEVMGPGVGMECLETKDGPTIWEDHFYPEIIDPVSGEVLPDGEYGELVFTTLTKEGLPVIRYRTRDLTRLLPGTARPMRRIDKITGRSDDMLIIRGVNVFPTQIEEQLLKLAALSPHYEIEVSRQGNMDMVLVRVEASHHDIARDPVACEQAANQLQHAIKTYIGISTQVEVCQVESVMRSLGKARRVKDLR, translated from the coding sequence ATGAATCAGCCCGCTACGCGTATCGACACTGCGACGCTCGACCCCTTGGAAACCGCCAGCGTCGACGAGCTGCGCGCCACTCAGGTCAAGCGCCTGAAGTGGAGCCTAAAGCACGCTTACGACAATGTGCCATTCTATCGCCAGTCTTTTGACAAGGCTGGCGTACATCCCGACGATATCAAAACGCTGGCGGATCTCGCTAAGCTGCCCTTCACCACCAAGGCTGATTTGCGCGACAACTATCCGTTCGGCATGCTGGCCACGCCAATGAGCGAAATCGTTCGTATCCATGCTTCTAGCGGCACCACGGGGCAACCAACGGTGGTGGGCTACACCCAGAAGGATATTGATGTGTGGTCCGATGTGGTGGCGCGCTCGATCCGCGCCGCTGGCGGCAGCCGCAACGACAAGGTACATGTGGCGTATGGCTACGGCTTGTTCACCGGTGGCCTAGGCGCGCACTACGGTGCCGAGCGCCTGGGCTGCGCGGTCATCCCCATGTCGGGTGGCCAGACGGAGAAACAGGCTCAGCTGATCCGTGATTTCCAGCCAGACATCATCATGGTCACGCCGTCTTATATGCTCAACATCGCAGATGAGATGGAGCGCCAAGGCATTGACCCGCGCACGCTGCCTCTGCGCACGGGCATTTTCGGTGCCGAACCCTGGACCGACAGCATGCGCACGGCCCTAGAGCAGCGCTTGGGCATCGACGCCCTCGATATCTATGGTCTCTCTGAGGTAATGGGCCCTGGCGTGGGCATGGAGTGTCTGGAAACCAAAGATGGCCCGACCATCTGGGAAGACCATTTCTACCCCGAGATCATCGACCCAGTCAGTGGGGAGGTGCTACCCGACGGCGAATACGGTGAGCTGGTGTTCACCACGCTGACCAAAGAAGGCCTGCCGGTGATTCGTTACCGCACCCGTGACTTGACCCGCTTACTGCCGGGCACCGCGCGCCCCATGCGCCGCATCGACAAGATCACTGGCCGCAGCGATGACATGCTGATCATTCGCGGCGTGAATGTGTTCCCCACCCAGATCGAAGAGCAGTTGCTCAAGCTGGCAGCGCTTTCGCCCCACTACGAGATTGAAGTCAGCCGCCAAGGCAATATGGATATGGTGCTGGTGCGTGTCGAGGCAAGCCATCATGACATCGCCCGAGACCCCGTCGCTTGTGAGCAAGCCGCGAACCAGCTTCAGCATGCCATCAAGACATACATTGGCATCAGCACCCAGGTTGAAGTGTGTCAGGTAGAGAGCGTGATGCGTTCGCTGGGCAAAGCCCGCCGCGTTAAAGATCTTCGCTGA
- the paaN gene encoding phenylacetic acid degradation protein PaaN, whose translation MTQLAQQMFDSHRQTLEQAVKAIASRTFWTPYPESMRKYSEDAVKEAPANFEALRNQPFMLKAVGSTQRVGGEVSPYGFELGITYDQPNPDELIAAMQVAMRDWREAGAEARTGVCLEILSRLNAMSPEIAQAVMHTSGQGPLMAFQAGGPHAQDRGLEAVAHAWQSMAQIPTAAQWVKPQGKHDPIVMDKRFHIVPRGISLVVACSTFPTWNTYPGLFASLATGNPVMLKPHPGAILPVAMTTRVAQEVLEEAGFDPCLVSLVPDTADAPLTKTLALDPAVKLIDFTGSNAFGDWLIEHATQAQVFAEKAGINTVIIDSLDNLKAVTANLAFSLSLYSGQMCTTPQAIYVPKSGIETSDGHLSFDDVAAALAKAVQVFLGDSDRACTVLGTLQSLDTQARIDECRGLGEIVLDSEPRKHAQYPDARIHTPLILKVDAAQKAAYSEERFGPISFIVATDSTAHSIELAREVIREKGAITFGAYTTDEAVADQFEQLAIESTTPLSLNLDGGIFVNQSAAFSDFHATGGNPAANASLCNQAFVSSRFVVVQNRRHSPSN comes from the coding sequence ATGACGCAATTAGCGCAGCAGATGTTCGATTCTCATCGCCAGACCCTAGAGCAGGCCGTCAAAGCAATTGCCAGCCGTACTTTCTGGACGCCTTATCCAGAAAGCATGCGCAAATACTCCGAAGACGCTGTTAAAGAGGCCCCTGCCAACTTCGAGGCACTGCGCAATCAGCCTTTTATGCTGAAAGCGGTGGGTAGCACTCAGCGAGTAGGCGGGGAAGTATCACCTTATGGCTTTGAACTTGGCATTACTTATGACCAGCCAAACCCCGACGAACTTATAGCGGCCATGCAAGTGGCAATGCGTGATTGGCGAGAGGCTGGGGCTGAAGCACGTACGGGGGTATGTTTAGAAATCCTGTCGCGCCTTAATGCCATGAGCCCGGAGATCGCCCAGGCGGTCATGCACACTAGCGGCCAAGGGCCGTTGATGGCGTTTCAGGCGGGCGGGCCGCATGCCCAAGATCGTGGTCTTGAAGCCGTGGCCCATGCTTGGCAATCAATGGCGCAGATTCCTACTGCTGCGCAGTGGGTTAAGCCTCAGGGCAAACATGACCCTATTGTCATGGATAAGCGTTTCCACATTGTGCCGCGCGGCATCTCGCTGGTGGTGGCCTGTTCAACGTTCCCCACTTGGAATACTTACCCTGGGCTGTTTGCCAGCTTGGCAACCGGTAACCCGGTGATGCTTAAACCGCACCCCGGCGCTATTCTGCCAGTAGCGATGACCACCCGCGTTGCACAGGAAGTGTTAGAAGAAGCAGGCTTTGACCCCTGTCTGGTGAGTTTGGTGCCCGACACAGCGGATGCGCCGTTAACCAAAACGTTGGCGCTTGATCCTGCGGTCAAGTTGATCGACTTCACTGGTTCTAATGCCTTCGGTGACTGGTTGATAGAGCATGCCACCCAGGCCCAGGTGTTTGCCGAGAAAGCCGGTATCAACACGGTGATTATCGACAGCCTGGATAATCTTAAGGCGGTCACCGCGAACCTTGCCTTCTCGCTGAGCCTTTATTCTGGACAGATGTGTACGACCCCCCAGGCGATTTATGTGCCTAAGAGCGGCATTGAAACATCAGATGGCCATTTAAGCTTTGACGACGTGGCGGCAGCGCTTGCCAAAGCCGTCCAAGTGTTCTTGGGTGACAGCGACCGTGCCTGCACGGTGCTGGGTACTCTCCAGTCGCTGGACACACAAGCTCGGATTGATGAGTGCCGTGGTTTGGGCGAAATAGTCCTGGATAGCGAGCCACGAAAACACGCCCAATACCCTGACGCCCGTATTCACACGCCGCTTATCCTCAAGGTGGATGCAGCGCAAAAGGCTGCCTATAGTGAGGAGCGCTTTGGCCCGATAAGCTTTATCGTCGCGACCGACAGCACTGCGCATAGCATTGAGCTGGCGCGTGAGGTGATTCGTGAAAAAGGCGCGATAACCTTCGGTGCCTATACCACTGATGAGGCCGTGGCCGATCAGTTTGAGCAGTTGGCTATTGAGTCGACGACACCGCTTTCACTGAACCTAGATGGGGGGATATTCGTCAACCAGTCTGCGGCGTTCAGTGACTTTCACGCCACGGGGGGGAATCCGGCCGCGAATGCTTCTTTATGTAATCAGGCGTTTGTTTCCAGCCGCTTCGTTGTGGTTCAAAACCGCCGCCATAGCCCCTCTAACTAA
- the paaC gene encoding 1,2-phenylacetyl-CoA epoxidase subunit PaaC, producing MQNVAQRNTAKKNTAQKTQTPLTDYLLRLGDTALVLGQRHAQLCGKAPALEEEMALMNVGLDLFGQARNWLGYAAEQMVAEGDDSQANIDADQLAFRRDAQDFRNLLIVEQPNGDFADTMGRQFLFDAWHVHLLDGLAEASDPRIAEVAAKSLKEATYHLRRSSEWVIRLGDGTEESHARMQRALDNLWQFTGELVQFDEIDQAMLEAGIAPDPETLVSRWKATVEEVLKEATLVRPSYDAWMYTGGKVGHHTEHLGFLLAEMQYLPRTYPDATVW from the coding sequence ATGCAGAACGTTGCTCAAAGAAACACGGCTAAGAAAAATACGGCTCAAAAAACACAAACACCATTGACCGATTACCTACTGCGCCTTGGCGACACGGCTTTAGTGCTGGGTCAGCGCCACGCCCAGCTATGCGGTAAGGCCCCGGCGCTAGAAGAAGAAATGGCGTTAATGAATGTGGGGCTTGATCTGTTCGGTCAGGCACGCAACTGGCTGGGCTATGCAGCTGAACAAATGGTTGCCGAAGGCGATGACAGTCAGGCCAACATTGATGCCGACCAGCTAGCTTTTCGCCGCGATGCCCAGGACTTTCGCAACCTTTTGATAGTTGAACAGCCCAACGGCGACTTCGCCGATACCATGGGACGACAGTTCCTGTTCGATGCATGGCACGTTCATCTACTGGATGGTTTGGCCGAAGCCAGTGACCCGCGCATTGCTGAAGTGGCTGCTAAGTCACTTAAAGAAGCCACCTATCACCTGCGTCGTTCCTCTGAATGGGTGATTCGCCTCGGCGATGGTACTGAAGAGAGCCACGCACGCATGCAGCGCGCCCTAGACAATCTATGGCAGTTCACCGGCGAGCTAGTGCAGTTCGACGAGATTGATCAGGCCATGTTGGAAGCTGGCATCGCGCCCGACCCGGAAACCCTGGTTAGCCGTTGGAAAGCAACCGTAGAGGAGGTGCTAAAAGAAGCCACGTTGGTGCGCCCCTCCTACGATGCGTGGATGTATACCGGCGGTAAAGTCGGTCATCACACTGAGCACTTAGGCTTTTTATTGGCGGAAATGCAGTATCTGCCGAGGACGTATCCTGATGCTACCGTCTGGTAA
- the pcaF gene encoding 3-oxoadipyl-CoA thiolase has product MKDALIIDAIRTPIGRYGGALSSMRADDLGAIPMRTLMERNPGVDWSLIDDIFYGCANQAGEDNRNVARMSALLAGLPVEVPGTTINRLCGSGMDAIGNAARTIKTGEAGLMIAGGVESMSRAPFVMGKAEQAFSRQADIFDTTIGWRFINRAMKAQFGVDSMPETAENVAEQFGISREDQDAFALRSQQRTAVAIEAGRLAEEIIPVEIPRRKQDPLVVDTDEHPRANTTAEQLAKLPTPFREGGSVTAGNASGVNDGACALLMASAEQAERFGLKARARVVGMATAGVEPRIMGFGPSPATRKVLAQTGLTLDQMDVIELNEAFAAQALAVMRDLGLSDDAEHVNPNGGAIALGHPLGMSGARLVTTALHELERRQGRFALCTMCIGVGQGIALIIERL; this is encoded by the coding sequence ATGAAAGACGCGCTGATTATTGATGCCATTCGCACCCCAATAGGTCGCTACGGCGGCGCGCTTTCGAGCATGCGTGCCGATGATCTAGGGGCCATTCCCATGCGTACCCTGATGGAACGCAATCCAGGCGTCGACTGGTCGCTGATTGACGACATCTTTTACGGCTGCGCCAACCAGGCGGGCGAAGACAACCGCAACGTGGCGCGTATGTCTGCACTGCTTGCTGGGCTCCCAGTCGAGGTGCCCGGCACGACGATTAACCGTCTTTGTGGCTCTGGCATGGATGCGATCGGCAACGCCGCCCGCACCATCAAGACCGGCGAAGCAGGACTAATGATCGCCGGTGGGGTGGAATCAATGTCTCGCGCGCCTTTTGTGATGGGTAAGGCCGAACAAGCCTTCTCACGCCAAGCCGATATTTTCGACACCACCATCGGCTGGCGCTTTATCAATCGCGCCATGAAAGCTCAGTTTGGCGTGGACTCAATGCCCGAAACCGCTGAAAACGTGGCTGAACAATTTGGCATTTCCCGGGAAGACCAGGACGCCTTCGCCCTGCGCAGCCAGCAGCGTACCGCCGTCGCTATCGAGGCTGGCCGCCTTGCTGAAGAGATCATTCCTGTCGAAATACCCCGCCGCAAACAAGACCCGCTGGTGGTGGATACCGATGAGCACCCGCGTGCCAATACGACCGCAGAGCAGCTCGCCAAGCTTCCCACGCCCTTCCGCGAAGGCGGCAGTGTCACCGCGGGAAATGCTTCTGGGGTTAACGATGGTGCCTGTGCGCTACTGATGGCATCTGCCGAGCAGGCTGAACGTTTCGGACTCAAGGCTCGCGCTCGTGTGGTAGGCATGGCCACCGCCGGGGTGGAGCCGCGCATTATGGGGTTTGGCCCCTCTCCCGCTACCCGTAAAGTACTCGCCCAGACTGGGCTTACCCTTGACCAAATGGACGTTATCGAACTTAACGAAGCCTTCGCCGCTCAGGCCTTGGCAGTCATGCGCGACCTGGGCCTTAGCGATGATGCCGAACATGTTAATCCCAATGGGGGCGCCATTGCACTCGGACACCCGCTGGGTATGAGCGGCGCTCGGTTGGTCACCACGGCACTGCATGAGCTCGAACGTCGGCAAGGACGCTTTGCACTATGCACCATGTGTATCGGTGTCGGGCAGGGCATTGCTCTGATCATCGAGCGCTTATAA
- the paaG gene encoding 2-(1,2-epoxy-1,2-dihydrophenyl)acetyl-CoA isomerase PaaG, protein MSQAPLLYTVEDGVACITLNRPDSLNSFNTEMHAEMRKALKAVRQDSSVRALLLTGNGRGFCAGQDLSDRSVAPGEQAPDLGESLEKRYNPMLRALKDMPFPTICAVNGVAAGAGANIALACDIVLAARSASFIQAFCKIGLIPDSGGTWTLLNLVGMARAKGLAMLGDKLPAETAEQWGMIWRCVDDEALQEEAMNMARHLANQPTRGLALIKRALHASSDNSFNEQLDLERDLQRLAGRTEDYREGVSAFIEKRRPTFKGE, encoded by the coding sequence ATGAGCCAAGCGCCCCTGCTTTACACCGTGGAAGACGGCGTTGCCTGTATCACGCTGAACCGCCCCGACAGCCTGAACAGCTTCAATACCGAAATGCATGCTGAAATGCGCAAAGCGCTTAAGGCCGTGCGCCAGGACTCAAGTGTTCGCGCGTTGTTACTGACCGGCAACGGTCGAGGCTTCTGTGCCGGCCAGGATCTTTCCGATCGTAGCGTCGCGCCCGGCGAGCAAGCCCCCGACCTCGGCGAGTCGCTTGAAAAACGCTACAACCCTATGTTGCGCGCTCTTAAAGACATGCCTTTCCCGACCATTTGTGCGGTGAACGGTGTGGCCGCAGGTGCCGGTGCCAACATCGCTCTGGCCTGCGACATCGTATTGGCTGCTCGTTCAGCAAGCTTTATCCAGGCTTTCTGCAAGATCGGCTTGATCCCAGACTCTGGTGGCACCTGGACGCTGCTTAACTTAGTGGGCATGGCGCGGGCCAAGGGCTTGGCAATGCTTGGCGACAAGCTGCCCGCCGAGACGGCCGAACAGTGGGGCATGATCTGGCGCTGCGTCGACGATGAAGCGCTTCAAGAAGAAGCCATGAACATGGCTCGCCACTTGGCCAATCAACCGACGCGCGGCTTGGCACTGATCAAACGTGCCCTGCACGCCAGCAGCGATAACAGCTTCAACGAACAGCTCGACCTGGAACGCGACCTGCAGCGCCTTGCCGGGCGTACAGAAGATTACCGCGAAGGCGTTAGCGCTTTTATCGAGAAACGTCGCCCCACCTTCAAGGGAGAGTGA
- the paaH gene encoding 3-hydroxyacyl-CoA dehydrogenase PaaH, whose amino-acid sequence MSALPTSAVIGVIGAGAMGAGIAQVAAQAGHTVILHDNQPGAARAGIDNIRRQLEKRVAKGKMIQGDVDNIIARLQPADAIDALADSHLVIEAIVENLEVKRQVFAQLEALCSPDTLLASNTSSLSITSIAANLERPERMAGLHFFNPAPVMKLVEVVSGLATTTDVADTLYTTASAWGKVAVHASSTPGFIVNRVARPFYAEGLRLLQEGASDAATIDALLRQAGGFRMGPFELMDLIGHDVNYAVTRSVFDAYYGDTRFEPSLVQQALVEAGRLGRKSGQGFFDYAGENAAKPQPKFAAPANAELPALVVQGDPGVIAPLLERAQEAGLDVVRRESLLPDGTTRLYLGDFALALSDGRCAAERAANEGIDALVLFDLCLDYRNASAIALAASHTVSPEARQLATAFFQHMEMDVAWLTDTPGLVVLRTVTMLANEAADAVLQGVCSAQDGDLAMQAGVNYPRGPLAWADSLGLPFVHRTLTHLQQSYGEERYRSSFLLRRNALSEESFHE is encoded by the coding sequence ATGTCAGCCCTTCCAACGTCTGCCGTTATTGGTGTGATTGGCGCAGGTGCCATGGGTGCCGGCATTGCTCAGGTTGCCGCCCAGGCTGGCCACACGGTTATTCTGCATGACAATCAACCGGGTGCTGCCAGAGCGGGCATTGATAACATTCGTCGTCAGCTGGAAAAGCGCGTTGCCAAGGGCAAGATGATCCAAGGGGATGTGGATAACATTATTGCTCGCCTGCAACCTGCCGATGCTATCGATGCCTTGGCCGACAGTCATTTGGTTATCGAAGCTATTGTCGAAAACCTTGAGGTCAAACGTCAGGTGTTCGCCCAGTTAGAAGCATTGTGTTCGCCGGACACCCTGCTCGCCAGCAACACTTCGTCACTATCGATCACTTCTATTGCTGCGAATCTTGAGCGTCCTGAGCGCATGGCGGGGCTGCACTTCTTTAACCCTGCACCGGTCATGAAACTGGTGGAAGTGGTGTCTGGCCTAGCCACCACCACCGACGTTGCCGACACCCTTTACACCACTGCCAGCGCCTGGGGCAAAGTCGCAGTGCACGCCAGCTCCACCCCTGGATTCATCGTTAACCGCGTGGCACGGCCATTCTATGCCGAAGGGCTGCGTCTGCTGCAGGAAGGTGCCAGCGATGCCGCTACCATCGATGCACTGCTGCGTCAGGCGGGTGGGTTTCGCATGGGGCCTTTCGAGCTGATGGACCTAATCGGTCATGACGTTAACTACGCCGTGACCCGCTCGGTGTTCGATGCCTACTACGGCGATACCCGTTTCGAGCCTTCCTTAGTACAGCAAGCGCTGGTGGAAGCCGGACGCCTGGGGCGTAAGTCCGGCCAAGGCTTTTTTGACTACGCGGGTGAAAACGCTGCGAAGCCACAACCTAAGTTTGCGGCACCAGCAAACGCGGAACTACCCGCACTTGTCGTACAGGGCGACCCTGGCGTGATCGCGCCGCTGTTAGAGCGCGCCCAGGAAGCTGGACTCGACGTCGTTCGTCGTGAATCACTGCTACCAGACGGCACGACTCGCTTGTATCTGGGTGATTTTGCGCTGGCCCTTAGCGACGGGCGATGCGCCGCCGAGCGCGCGGCCAATGAAGGGATTGATGCCCTGGTCCTGTTCGACCTGTGCCTGGACTACCGCAACGCCAGCGCCATCGCACTTGCTGCCAGTCACACGGTATCGCCCGAAGCGCGACAACTGGCCACCGCTTTCTTCCAGCACATGGAAATGGACGTGGCCTGGCTAACCGACACGCCGGGGTTGGTGGTATTGCGCACCGTAACCATGCTCGCCAATGAAGCTGCCGATGCCGTACTGCAAGGTGTTTGCAGCGCCCAGGATGGCGACCTGGCCATGCAGGCCGGCGTCAACTATCCCCGCGGCCCCTTGGCCTGGGCGGACTCGCTGGGCCTGCCCTTCGTTCACCGCACCCTTACGCACCTACAGCAGAGCTACGGCGAAGAGCGCTATCGCAGCTCGTTTCTGCTGCGTCGCAACGCCCTGAGCGAGGAAAGCTTTCATGAGTGA
- the paaA gene encoding 1,2-phenylacetyl-CoA epoxidase subunit PaaA, translated as MYAQLVETGTSKLKTLDEMGPEERQFQERINDEIKIEPKNWMPDAYRKTLIRQISQHAHSEIVGMLPEGNWLTRAPTLKRKLQLMAKIQDEAGHGLYLYSAMETLGADRDEEIDKLHDGRAKYSSIFNYPTLNWADMGTVGWLVDGAAIVNQVPLQRTSYGPYARAMIRVCKEESFHQRQGYQILLTMMQEGTDDQKAMVQDSINRFWWPALMMFGPSDEHSPNSAQSMAWKIKRHSNDELRQRFLDQTVPQLELLGCTAPDPDLKYNEETGHYEFGEIDWQEFFDVVKGNGPCNRERIEARRSAIDNGAWVREAAVAHAAKRQHRAA; from the coding sequence ATGTACGCGCAGCTCGTTGAAACCGGTACTAGCAAACTTAAGACACTTGACGAGATGGGCCCTGAGGAACGCCAGTTCCAAGAGCGCATCAATGATGAGATTAAGATAGAGCCCAAAAACTGGATGCCAGATGCCTATCGCAAGACACTGATCCGTCAAATCTCTCAACATGCTCACTCCGAGATCGTCGGTATGCTTCCAGAAGGTAACTGGCTGACGCGCGCACCGACGCTTAAGCGTAAGCTACAGTTGATGGCTAAAATCCAAGATGAGGCAGGCCACGGTCTGTATCTTTATAGCGCCATGGAAACCCTGGGTGCGGACCGCGACGAAGAGATCGACAAGCTCCACGACGGTCGCGCCAAGTACTCCAGCATCTTTAACTACCCAACGCTCAACTGGGCAGACATGGGCACTGTCGGCTGGTTAGTTGATGGCGCAGCCATCGTTAATCAGGTACCGCTACAGCGCACCTCGTATGGCCCTTACGCGCGCGCGATGATTCGCGTGTGTAAAGAAGAGAGCTTCCACCAGCGTCAGGGTTATCAGATTTTGCTGACCATGATGCAGGAAGGCACTGATGACCAGAAAGCCATGGTCCAAGACTCGATTAATCGCTTCTGGTGGCCTGCACTGATGATGTTCGGCCCATCCGATGAGCACTCCCCTAACAGTGCCCAGTCGATGGCCTGGAAGATCAAACGCCACAGCAATGATGAGCTGCGCCAGCGCTTCCTCGACCAGACCGTACCGCAGCTTGAGTTGCTTGGCTGCACCGCACCCGACCCGGATCTCAAATATAACGAAGAGACTGGCCACTACGAGTTCGGTGAAATCGACTGGCAGGAGTTCTTTGATGTGGTTAAGGGCAATGGCCCTTGCAACCGCGAGCGTATCGAAGCACGCCGCAGCGCTATTGATAACGGTGCATGGGTACGTGAAGCCGCCGTGGCTCATGCCGCCAAGCGTCAGCACAGAGCCGCTTGA
- the paaI gene encoding hydroxyphenylacetyl-CoA thioesterase PaaI, with protein sequence MSDSQLSPQQLAEACAEAMFSRDHASQGLGMRITRVAPGFAELTMTVRQDMVQGHGNCHGGFLFALADSAFAFACNSYDEATVASGCSIDYLGPGQLGDEITATAEERSRRGRTGIYDITLRNQHGDTVALFRGRSYKIRGSVRRLEDTDAENTAAGDNP encoded by the coding sequence ATGAGTGATTCCCAACTATCCCCACAGCAACTGGCGGAAGCCTGTGCCGAGGCGATGTTTTCCCGCGACCATGCCAGCCAGGGGTTGGGCATGCGCATTACCCGTGTGGCCCCCGGCTTTGCCGAACTGACCATGACCGTACGCCAGGATATGGTGCAGGGTCATGGCAATTGCCATGGTGGGTTTCTGTTTGCCCTGGCTGATTCCGCCTTTGCGTTTGCCTGCAATAGCTACGATGAGGCCACAGTGGCCTCAGGCTGCAGTATCGACTACCTCGGCCCAGGCCAGCTAGGCGACGAGATCACGGCCACCGCCGAAGAGCGCAGCCGCCGTGGGCGCACAGGCATTTATGACATCACGTTGCGCAATCAGCACGGCGATACCGTTGCCTTGTTCCGCGGGCGTTCCTACAAAATTCGCGGCAGCGTACGCCGCTTGGAAGACACTGACGCAGAAAATACTGCTGCTGGAGATAACCCATGA
- the paaF gene encoding 2,3-dehydroadipyl-CoA hydratase PaaF — MLTTLKTTPPLEGVLCITLNRPDALNALNTQLLGELANTLRSADSDEKVRAVVITGSTKAFAAGADINEMAERDLVGMLEDPRQHHWATITRFRKPIIAAVNGYALGGGCELAMHADIIIAGENALFGQPEINLGIMPGAGGTQRLLRAVGKSLATQMVLTGEPISARRALEAGLISEITQPELTLERAMVIATRIAAKAPLAVRLARESLHKAMDTDLATGLRFERHAFTLLAGTADREEGIRAFQEKRPAIFQGH; from the coding sequence ATGCTCACTACTCTAAAAACAACCCCGCCTCTGGAAGGCGTTTTATGCATCACGCTGAATCGTCCGGACGCATTGAATGCACTTAATACCCAGCTACTTGGCGAGCTCGCCAACACGCTGCGCAGCGCTGATAGTGATGAGAAAGTGCGCGCCGTGGTGATTACCGGCAGTACGAAAGCGTTTGCCGCCGGTGCGGATATTAATGAAATGGCAGAGCGCGACCTAGTCGGCATGCTGGAAGATCCTCGCCAGCACCACTGGGCCACCATTACGCGTTTTCGCAAACCGATCATTGCTGCTGTTAATGGCTACGCCTTGGGCGGTGGCTGCGAGCTGGCCATGCACGCCGACATTATTATTGCTGGTGAAAACGCCCTGTTCGGCCAACCGGAAATTAACCTGGGCATCATGCCCGGCGCTGGCGGCACCCAACGTTTGCTTAGAGCGGTGGGTAAGTCACTGGCCACCCAAATGGTGCTAACTGGCGAGCCAATTTCTGCTCGCCGCGCCCTTGAAGCTGGCCTGATTAGCGAGATTACCCAGCCCGAATTAACACTTGAGCGTGCCATGGTCATTGCAACGCGCATTGCCGCCAAGGCACCGCTGGCCGTGCGCTTGGCACGTGAATCGTTACACAAGGCAATGGATACCGATCTAGCTACCGGCCTGCGCTTTGAACGCCATGCGTTCACCTTGCTGGCGGGCACTGCAGACCGCGAAGAGGGCATTCGCGCCTTCCAAGAAAAACGACCTGCCATTTTTCAAGGGCACTGA
- the paaY gene encoding phenylacetic acid degradation protein PaaY, which produces MPYYRLEGVTPVVHPTAYVHPTAVLIGDVIVGPGCYVGPGAVMRGDFGRLVLEEGANLQDTCVMHGFPGCVTKVEKDGHIGHGAVLHGCVIGRDAMVGMNAVVMDGAHIAERSIVAAAAFVKAGFECEPQSLVMGAPAKVKRPLGDEEFAWKQQGTQEYQRLVTRCRDSLEPCEPLAEIDADRPALLAGDTQPKQQTLDKK; this is translated from the coding sequence ATGCCTTACTATCGACTTGAAGGGGTGACGCCGGTGGTGCATCCGACCGCGTATGTCCACCCAACCGCAGTGTTAATCGGCGATGTGATTGTGGGCCCTGGCTGTTATGTTGGCCCTGGCGCGGTGATGCGCGGTGACTTCGGACGCCTAGTGCTTGAAGAAGGCGCGAACCTTCAGGACACTTGCGTGATGCATGGTTTTCCGGGATGCGTCACGAAGGTGGAGAAAGATGGTCATATCGGCCACGGTGCAGTTTTACATGGCTGCGTGATTGGGCGTGATGCCATGGTGGGTATGAACGCCGTGGTGATGGACGGTGCGCATATAGCGGAGCGTTCTATCGTTGCGGCGGCCGCGTTCGTCAAAGCGGGGTTTGAGTGTGAGCCGCAGTCTTTAGTGATGGGAGCGCCCGCAAAGGTGAAGCGCCCCCTGGGCGACGAAGAGTTTGCTTGGAAGCAGCAGGGTACCCAGGAGTATCAGCGCTTAGTGACCCGTTGCCGAGACAGCTTGGAGCCCTGTGAGCCGCTGGCAGAAATCGATGCTGATCGTCCTGCGCTGCTAGCCGGTGACACCCAGCCCAAGCAGCAGACTTTAGATAAGAAGTAG
- the paaB gene encoding 1,2-phenylacetyl-CoA epoxidase subunit PaaB: protein MADWPLFEVFIRSKHGLNHKHVGSVHAADRSMAIENARELYTRRNEGVSIWVVPASEITASSPDEKEPLFDPSNDKVYRHASFYKLPKEVGHM, encoded by the coding sequence ATGGCTGACTGGCCCCTATTCGAAGTTTTTATACGCAGCAAACATGGCCTTAATCACAAGCACGTTGGCAGCGTACATGCCGCCGACCGTAGCATGGCGATCGAAAATGCCCGAGAGCTTTACACCCGCCGTAATGAAGGGGTAAGCATCTGGGTGGTTCCGGCCAGCGAAATCACAGCGTCTTCCCCCGATGAGAAAGAGCCGCTATTTGACCCGTCTAACGACAAGGTCTATCGCCACGCATCCTTCTACAAACTGCCGAAAGAAGTCGGCCACATGTAA